The following are encoded together in the Cicer arietinum cultivar CDC Frontier isolate Library 1 chromosome 2, Cicar.CDCFrontier_v2.0, whole genome shotgun sequence genome:
- the LOC101495067 gene encoding transmembrane emp24 domain-containing protein p24delta3-like: MNFRDGNGIIFLFLLTTLSQVFLKAEAVWLRIPSSDTKCVSEKIQTNVVVLGTYFIVRYEGPQPYTISANLTSPSGNNLHQNENATNGKFAFTTEESGIYVACFWMCTKQEEVGRIVSLDWKTGISTKDWDSVAKKEKIQRVELEIMKLEELVGGIQSYLIYFKDKEAKMREDSERTHARVSWFNIMSLGLCVLVSALQLWYMEHFFRKKKLI, encoded by the exons ATGAACTTTAGAGATGGAAATggaatcatttttttatttttgttaacaactcTGTCTCAAGTGTTTCTAAAAGCAGAGGCTGTGTGGTTGAGGATTCCTAGTTCAGACACTAAGTGCGTGTCTGAGAAAATCCAAACAAACGTCGTCGTTTTAGGCACTTACTTTATTGTAAGGTATGAAGGCCCCCAGCCTTACACAATTTCCGCCAAT CTAACATCTCCTTCTGGAAACAACCTTCACCAAAATGAAAATGCGACAAATGGAAAGTTTGCATTTACAACTGAAGAAAGTGGAATCTATGTGGCATGCTTTTGGATGTGTACAAAACAAGAAGAAGTTGGTAGAATTGTCAGCCTTGATTGGAAAACTGGAATTTCAACCAAAGATTGGGACTCTGTTGCAAAGAAAGAAAAGATTCAg agagttgaacttgaaaTCATGAAGCTTGAAGAACTGGTGGGTGGCATCCAGAGctatctaatttattttaaggaTAA GGAAGCTAAGATGAGGGAAGATAGTGAAAGAACACATGCTAGAGTTTCTTGGTTTAATATCATGTCTCTTGGGCTCTGCGTTTTAGTTTCAGCGTTGCAACTTTGGTATATGGAGCACTTCTTTCGAAAGAAGAAGCTCATATAG